In Bacillus sp. FJAT-45037, the following are encoded in one genomic region:
- a CDS encoding sensor domain-containing diguanylate cyclase: protein MMEHLDKKVATRKMNVEDWLAESKYEINFRPLVSAYQRMAQRIGQENEIESVSVYVKKGDRLKLACVNEMEEVKSFSYEWINHLVKVDSEVEPFSLVHEAILTDQVKWNVCVPLSKKDQRYGFIIHTFNLKEQANSFAASLLPNDAMQSLLAEAHEREKVEGIWLKRNILMQVTKKCHSSMDIGEVLKQIITALEQVFPSWSVQLYLSHEWEVDSDLSIKPLMYGIDNENRIAEHAYLKGELQIERGEHELQLFAPLRGKQAVYGVIEMGSPQVDRTLQKHDIEFINMLADTGGNALENAELYQQSRNLNQDLQLINQTSHQLNTHLRLKDTISYMTKQIVVSFGAEQVGFFLFEEDGGIKVLKGSTPVFEDSSFLDTLDRVFIEIKNQREPQFIGDSLNHAFYSHIRFRTLLAVPMIQSGDLIGVVIVLHPKAYRFSYDHFKLLQSLVHHSTLAFTNAMLHEKLEKLVITDHLTDLYSRNYLDQKINESIKTDAFGAYLLFDIDNFKLVNDSYGHQIGDEIIVQVADIMKQNIREEDIAARWGGEELAVYLPRVDVSIAKKIATRIVEVVAEKTTPYVTISCGVSYWHHSNEAMTIMELVKDADDGLYAAKRAGKNQVYVQQEENKQKEEA from the coding sequence ATGATGGAGCATTTAGATAAAAAGGTAGCGACACGGAAAATGAATGTAGAAGATTGGTTAGCCGAATCAAAGTATGAAATCAATTTCAGACCACTAGTATCTGCTTATCAGCGAATGGCTCAAAGGATTGGACAAGAGAATGAAATTGAGTCGGTTTCAGTCTATGTTAAAAAGGGTGATCGATTAAAATTAGCTTGTGTGAATGAAATGGAAGAAGTGAAATCTTTCAGTTACGAGTGGATCAATCATTTAGTGAAAGTCGATAGCGAGGTAGAACCATTTTCTCTCGTTCATGAAGCAATATTAACAGATCAAGTGAAGTGGAACGTCTGTGTTCCCCTCTCAAAAAAAGATCAAAGATATGGCTTTATCATTCATACGTTTAATTTAAAAGAACAAGCGAATTCTTTTGCTGCTAGCTTATTGCCAAATGATGCGATGCAATCATTGCTTGCCGAGGCACATGAACGTGAAAAAGTTGAGGGTATTTGGTTAAAACGAAACATCCTCATGCAAGTAACAAAAAAATGTCATAGTTCAATGGATATTGGTGAAGTGTTAAAACAGATTATTACAGCACTTGAGCAAGTCTTTCCAAGCTGGTCTGTTCAACTATATCTATCACATGAGTGGGAAGTTGATTCCGACCTATCAATCAAACCTTTGATGTATGGAATTGACAACGAGAATCGAATAGCTGAACATGCTTACTTAAAAGGGGAACTGCAGATTGAGCGTGGAGAACATGAACTACAGTTGTTTGCACCTTTGCGTGGAAAGCAAGCAGTATACGGAGTTATTGAAATGGGCTCTCCTCAAGTAGACCGAACGTTACAAAAGCATGATATTGAATTTATTAACATGTTAGCAGACACGGGTGGGAATGCGTTGGAAAATGCAGAACTGTATCAGCAGTCAAGAAATTTAAATCAAGATTTACAACTGATTAATCAAACCTCTCATCAATTAAATACGCACCTTAGGTTAAAAGATACGATTAGCTATATGACAAAGCAGATCGTCGTTTCTTTTGGAGCAGAGCAAGTAGGCTTTTTCTTGTTTGAAGAAGACGGTGGGATTAAGGTCTTAAAGGGTAGCACGCCGGTGTTTGAAGATTCAAGTTTCCTAGATACTCTAGATCGTGTGTTTATTGAGATTAAAAATCAACGTGAACCACAGTTTATAGGAGATTCCCTCAATCATGCCTTTTATAGCCATATAAGATTCCGAACCTTGCTCGCTGTTCCGATGATACAAAGTGGAGACTTAATTGGAGTTGTTATTGTTCTACACCCTAAAGCATACCGTTTTAGTTATGATCACTTTAAATTGCTTCAATCTCTAGTTCATCATTCGACCTTAGCTTTTACAAATGCGATGTTGCATGAGAAGTTAGAGAAGCTTGTGATTACAGATCATCTAACAGATCTTTACTCGAGAAACTATTTAGATCAGAAAATTAATGAATCCATTAAAACAGATGCATTTGGCGCGTATCTTTTATTCGATATTGATAACTTTAAGTTAGTCAATGACAGCTATGGTCATCAAATTGGCGATGAAATTATTGTTCAAGTAGCGGATATTATGAAACAAAATATCCGAGAAGAAGACATCGCTGCAAGATGGGGTGGGGAAGAACTTGCGGTTTACTTGCCTCGTGTAGATGTAAGTATCGCCAAGAAAATTGCTACTCGTATCGTTGAAGTGGTAGCTGAAAAAACGACACCTTATGTAACGATTTCTTGCGGGGTATCATATTGGCATCACTCAAATGAAGCAATGACGATCATGGAATTGGTCAAGGATGCTGATGACGGTTTATATGCTGCAAAAAGAGCAGGAAAGAATCAAGTTTATGTTCAACAAGAAGAGAATAAACAGAAAGAAGAGGCGTAA
- the acsA gene encoding acetate--CoA ligase: MNVQALPSEKGLFNLENYDETVKSFDWASVEKEFTWSQTGRINLAYEAIDRHAEGEKADHVALYYSDTSRDESYTYKELKAKSNKAGNVLRDAGVEKGDRVFIFMPRSPELYFSILGTIKVGAIVGPLFEAFMEGAVRDRLEDSEAKFLITTPALLERVPVEDLPHLEKVLIIDEQAKEEGPYLNFLSRLNQASEELELEWVDREDGLILHYTSGSTGKPKGVLHVHNAMLQHYQTAKWVLDLKEDDIYWCTADPGWVTGTSYGIFGPWLAGVTNVVRGGRFSPTDWYDTLKRYNVSVWYSAPTAFRMLMSAGDELVKEYDLSSLRHILSVGEPLNPEVVRWGMKVFNLRIHDTWWMTETGAQLICNYPSMEIRPGSMGKPIPGVKAAIIDDQGNELPPNRMGNLAIRKGWPSMMRAVWNNEPKYMSYFQIEGWYISGDSAYMDEDGYFWFQGRIDDVIMTSGERVGPFEVESKLVEHPAVAEAGVIGKPDPVRGEIIKAFVALREGYEVTDELKEEIRNFVKKGLAAHAAPREIEFRKSLPKTRSGKIMRRVLKAWELDLPTGDLSTMED; this comes from the coding sequence ATGAACGTGCAAGCGCTTCCATCTGAAAAAGGTTTATTCAATTTAGAGAATTACGATGAGACAGTTAAAAGTTTTGACTGGGCTTCGGTTGAGAAAGAGTTTACTTGGAGTCAAACTGGGAGAATAAATTTAGCGTATGAAGCTATTGACCGGCATGCTGAGGGTGAGAAAGCAGATCATGTTGCTCTCTATTATAGTGATACATCTAGAGATGAATCATATACGTACAAAGAATTAAAAGCTAAATCAAATAAAGCGGGAAATGTTTTACGAGATGCTGGTGTTGAGAAGGGTGACCGAGTATTTATCTTCATGCCACGTTCTCCTGAGCTTTATTTCTCCATTTTAGGAACGATTAAAGTCGGAGCGATCGTTGGTCCTTTATTTGAAGCTTTCATGGAAGGAGCAGTTCGTGATCGTTTAGAAGATAGTGAAGCAAAGTTTTTAATAACGACTCCTGCCCTACTTGAGAGAGTACCTGTGGAAGATTTACCTCACTTAGAAAAAGTGTTAATTATTGATGAACAAGCTAAAGAAGAAGGCCCTTATTTGAACTTCTTATCTAGATTAAATCAGGCAAGTGAGGAATTAGAGCTTGAGTGGGTCGATCGTGAAGATGGACTAATTCTCCATTATACATCTGGTTCTACAGGCAAACCCAAAGGCGTATTACATGTCCATAATGCGATGCTTCAACATTATCAAACGGCAAAATGGGTCCTTGATTTAAAAGAAGATGATATATATTGGTGCACTGCTGATCCAGGCTGGGTAACAGGAACTTCTTATGGTATCTTTGGTCCGTGGCTAGCAGGTGTAACGAATGTTGTTCGTGGCGGACGATTTAGTCCGACCGACTGGTACGACACACTAAAACGATATAATGTTTCTGTTTGGTATAGTGCGCCTACGGCTTTCCGTATGTTAATGAGTGCTGGAGATGAACTTGTGAAGGAATATGATCTCTCATCGCTGCGCCATATATTAAGTGTAGGTGAGCCACTTAACCCAGAGGTTGTTCGTTGGGGTATGAAAGTATTCAACCTACGTATTCATGATACATGGTGGATGACGGAGACGGGTGCACAATTAATTTGTAACTACCCTTCTATGGAAATTCGTCCTGGTTCAATGGGGAAACCAATTCCAGGAGTGAAAGCTGCGATCATTGATGATCAAGGGAATGAACTTCCACCAAACCGTATGGGAAATTTAGCAATACGTAAAGGCTGGCCGTCAATGATGCGTGCGGTTTGGAACAATGAACCGAAATATATGAGCTACTTTCAGATTGAGGGTTGGTATATATCTGGAGACTCGGCTTATATGGATGAAGACGGATACTTCTGGTTCCAAGGACGTATTGACGATGTTATTATGACATCAGGAGAGCGTGTAGGTCCATTTGAAGTAGAAAGTAAACTCGTAGAGCATCCAGCCGTTGCTGAGGCTGGGGTCATTGGGAAGCCAGATCCGGTTCGTGGTGAAATCATTAAAGCATTTGTAGCTCTTCGTGAAGGGTATGAAGTGACAGATGAGCTTAAAGAAGAAATTCGTAACTTTGTAAAAAAAGGCTTAGCGGCTCATGCTGCACCAAGAGAAATTGAGTTCCGCAAAAGCTTACCGAAAACTCGTAGCGGAAAAATTATGCGTCGTGTCCTTAAGGCATGGGAATTAGACTTACCAACAGGTGATTTATCAACAATGGAAGACTAA
- the rpsD gene encoding 30S ribosomal protein S4, producing MARYTGPSWKLSRRLGVSLSGTGKELAKRPYAPGQHGPNQRKKLSEYGLQLQEKQKLRHMFGVNERQFRRIFDDAGKMPGIHGENFMILLESRLDNLVYRMGLARTRRASRQLVNHGHIVVDGGRVDIPSYRVRPGQTISVREKSRDLSVVKEALEGTDFVPGYVTFDAEKLEGTFSRLPERSELPAEITEALIVEFYSR from the coding sequence ATGGCTCGTTACACAGGTCCATCTTGGAAATTATCTCGTCGTTTAGGGGTTTCACTAAGCGGTACTGGGAAAGAATTAGCAAAACGTCCGTACGCTCCAGGGCAACACGGTCCAAACCAACGTAAAAAATTATCGGAATACGGTCTTCAACTTCAAGAGAAGCAAAAGCTTCGTCACATGTTTGGTGTGAATGAGCGTCAATTCCGTCGTATCTTTGATGATGCTGGCAAAATGCCTGGTATCCACGGTGAAAACTTCATGATTCTTCTTGAGTCACGTCTTGATAACCTTGTTTACCGTATGGGTCTTGCTCGTACTCGTCGTGCTTCACGTCAACTTGTAAACCATGGTCACATCGTAGTTGATGGAGGTCGCGTAGACATTCCTTCATACCGCGTGAGGCCTGGTCAAACAATCTCTGTTCGTGAAAAATCACGTGACCTAAGCGTTGTTAAAGAAGCTTTAGAAGGAACTGATTTCGTACCTGGATACGTAACTTTCGATGCTGAGAAGCTTGAAGGTACATTCAGCCGTCTTCCTGAGCGTTCTGAACTTCCAGCTGAAATCACAGAAGCTCTTATCGTTGAGTTCTACTCTCGTTAA
- the tyrS gene encoding tyrosine--tRNA ligase, protein MSEETKLTAEQLKEVERQLEILKRGVVEITPEHELRKKLERSVLTGKPLKVKLGMDPSAPDVHLGHTVPLHKLRQFQELGHEIQMLIGDFTGRIGDPTGKSETRKQLSDEDVKRNAMTYVEQYGKILDMEKATIYYNSEWLKALSFEDVIGLSANMTVARMLERDDFEKRYKSGQPISIHEFFYPLMQGYDSVALESDIEVGGTDQKFNLLMGRTLQEAYGKEKQVAITLPLIEGLDGERKMSKSLHNYIGIDEAPNEIFGKSMSIPDDLMVKYYKLATDISMDEIEELEAGLKSGKIHPRDAKMNLGAKFVEMYHGQAAAEEAKQYFQTVFQKRTLPTDLPELTWSGADEVWIVDLLVELKMMSSKGEARRMVQNGGVKVNEEKVEDVQAQIQIEDGLIVQVGKRKFAKLIKG, encoded by the coding sequence ATGAGTGAAGAAACAAAATTAACAGCAGAACAACTCAAAGAAGTAGAACGTCAGCTCGAGATCTTAAAGCGTGGGGTAGTAGAGATTACACCAGAGCATGAATTAAGAAAGAAGCTTGAAAGATCAGTTCTTACAGGTAAGCCGCTAAAGGTGAAACTAGGAATGGACCCATCAGCTCCAGATGTTCATCTAGGACATACGGTACCTCTTCATAAACTCCGTCAATTCCAAGAACTAGGACATGAAATTCAAATGTTAATTGGTGATTTTACTGGTCGAATTGGAGATCCAACAGGTAAATCAGAAACGAGAAAACAGCTCTCTGATGAAGATGTAAAGAGAAATGCGATGACGTATGTTGAGCAGTATGGAAAAATCCTAGACATGGAAAAAGCAACTATTTACTACAACTCTGAGTGGTTGAAAGCTCTGTCATTTGAAGATGTCATTGGTCTTTCTGCGAATATGACGGTCGCTCGAATGCTTGAGCGTGATGATTTCGAGAAACGCTACAAATCAGGTCAACCCATTTCCATTCATGAGTTCTTTTACCCTTTAATGCAAGGGTATGACTCGGTCGCGTTAGAATCAGATATTGAAGTGGGAGGAACAGACCAAAAATTCAATCTCCTCATGGGACGTACACTTCAAGAGGCTTATGGAAAAGAAAAACAAGTAGCTATTACATTGCCACTTATTGAAGGATTAGATGGAGAAAGAAAGATGTCTAAGTCGCTTCACAATTACATTGGTATTGATGAGGCACCAAATGAAATTTTTGGGAAGTCGATGTCGATTCCAGATGACTTAATGGTGAAGTACTACAAGCTAGCAACAGATATTTCAATGGATGAGATTGAGGAGTTAGAGGCAGGTTTGAAGTCTGGGAAGATTCACCCACGTGATGCAAAAATGAATCTTGGTGCAAAATTTGTAGAGATGTATCATGGTCAAGCAGCAGCAGAAGAAGCGAAGCAATATTTCCAAACCGTGTTTCAAAAGCGTACGTTACCAACAGACCTTCCAGAGTTAACTTGGAGTGGTGCGGACGAAGTGTGGATTGTCGACCTCTTAGTAGAGTTGAAGATGATGTCTTCAAAAGGGGAAGCCCGTCGTATGGTTCAAAACGGTGGTGTGAAGGTGAATGAAGAGAAAGTAGAAGATGTTCAAGCGCAAATTCAAATTGAAGATGGATTAATTGTCCAAGTTGGAAAACGCAAATTTGCCAAGCTTATTAAGGGATAA
- a CDS encoding GAF domain-containing protein encodes MFNQQAYQGSIDTKYNLVIKQLHALLDGEKDSIANLSNACALLNQFLTDVNWVGFYLLKEDELVLGPFQGLPACVRIPLGRGVCGTAAQKMETLLIDDVHAFPGHIACDAASRSEIVIPIKKDGRLIGVLDIDSPSLNRFTQEDKKHLEAFVEELERHL; translated from the coding sequence ATGTTCAATCAACAAGCTTATCAAGGTTCTATAGATACGAAATACAATTTAGTAATTAAACAATTGCATGCCCTTTTAGACGGAGAGAAAGACTCCATCGCTAATCTATCGAATGCATGTGCGTTACTTAACCAATTTTTAACCGATGTCAATTGGGTAGGTTTTTATCTACTTAAGGAAGATGAACTAGTCCTCGGGCCTTTTCAAGGTTTACCAGCATGTGTCCGAATCCCACTCGGTAGAGGCGTGTGTGGAACAGCTGCTCAAAAGATGGAAACCTTGTTAATTGATGATGTTCATGCATTCCCTGGTCACATCGCATGTGACGCGGCCTCAAGGTCAGAAATCGTGATCCCGATAAAGAAAGATGGACGCTTAATCGGTGTCCTCGATATTGACAGTCCCTCACTAAACCGTTTCACACAAGAAGACAAAAAGCACCTCGAAGCTTTCGTAGAAGAATTAGAGAGACATTTGTAG
- the hisJ gene encoding histidinol-phosphatase HisJ produces the protein MIQYDGHVHSLYCPHGSTDTFSQYCEKAIRLGLKGLTFAEHAPLPKGFIDPTPTKDSAMDTQHLSSYIEDVQAIKKDYKNHLDVRVGLEVDFIEGYETETTDFLNEYGPLLDDSILSVHFLKIDNAYYCLDYCPDTFAHCAQLVGSVDDLYHRYYQVVARSINANLGFFKPTRIGHLTLCHKFKKKYPASISYGEEIHTLLDLIKDKNYSIDYNGAGTLKPLCGQTYPPQDIAALARRLKIPLIYGSDAHQVKAMNAGVDSIIDTSYLTTPSKY, from the coding sequence ATGATTCAATACGATGGACATGTGCATTCGCTTTATTGCCCTCATGGCTCGACAGATACCTTCTCACAATATTGCGAGAAAGCGATTCGTTTAGGGTTAAAGGGACTCACATTTGCTGAGCATGCACCGTTACCAAAAGGGTTTATCGACCCTACCCCGACTAAAGATAGCGCGATGGACACTCAACACTTATCATCTTACATAGAGGATGTTCAAGCTATAAAAAAAGACTACAAAAACCATTTAGATGTTCGAGTTGGTTTAGAAGTGGATTTTATTGAAGGGTATGAAACCGAAACAACTGACTTTCTGAATGAATATGGTCCTCTACTCGATGACAGCATTTTATCCGTTCACTTTTTAAAAATTGATAACGCCTATTATTGTCTTGATTACTGCCCTGATACTTTTGCCCATTGCGCGCAGTTGGTTGGTTCGGTTGATGATCTATACCATCGCTATTATCAAGTTGTGGCGCGTTCTATAAACGCAAACCTAGGTTTCTTCAAGCCCACTCGAATAGGTCACTTAACTCTTTGTCATAAATTCAAAAAAAAATACCCCGCAAGTATTTCATATGGCGAGGAAATTCACACTCTTCTTGATCTAATAAAAGATAAAAACTATAGTATCGATTACAACGGTGCCGGTACGCTAAAACCATTATGCGGACAAACTTATCCACCTCAAGACATTGCTGCATTGGCTAGACGATTGAAAATCCCGTTAATCTACGGGTCTGATGCTCATCAAGTTAAGGCGATGAATGCCGGCGTGGACTCAATCATTGATACCTCGTACTTAACTACACCTTCCAAGTATTAA
- a CDS encoding transglycosylase domain-containing protein has product MKKIYTQMIEKLRTVSEKLHEREVFRKVGITYQVFWNLFLIVMITGLMSIFFIGGTAAGYFASLVKDEPLRTADSMVADIYNYEETSQLYFADDTYLGELPSDLERYQVSLDQMSDHVKNAVIATEDEHFFEHEGIVPKAILRATLQEVANSSVQTGGSTLTQQLIKQQILTSEVSFDRKATEILLALRLEHFLNKDEILEAYLNVVPFGRNASGRQIAGVQAASQGLFGVDATDLSIPQAAFIAGLPQSPFGYTPFLRGGEIKENLDPGLNRMQTVLRRMHEAGYINDRELEEALTYDIRGNLTTATPSSYDEYWNLTNETIRLAEQILYAQKLEEYEEELNELEGEDRIEKLNALKAETSKDLRRNGYRIHTTIDRNIYDAMQEAIKDDSLFGRVKEGQQEEVASVLIENHTGAIKGFVGGRDNDPSGGSFNFATQATRSSGSTMKPLLAYGPALEIGAIQPGIVIPDTPEDYKTDDQKPIRNFDRSFAGLITVRESLARSRNVPAVRSFNQVPHEQLRETMRNLGFPLENEAQPYESAALGGGFDVSVVENTSAFSTFGNNGNRVEPYMIERIETATGEIVFEHEKKEVNVFTPQTTYLSIDMMRDVLRPGGTANSVPGRLKFSSDWAGKTGTSQDMRDAWFVATNPHVTLGVWIGYETPKEIDRTVNGLRYGPRTQRIWANIANAAYDQNPDLVGPSEQFVMPEGIVRRSVCSITGQAPSSLCEQAGLVKSDLFNVNFLPGSSDSNLDRARYITINGESYLALDSTPEEFTDVGVTIPNEIFGVSNIGEYLPDSMRGLVPDRMAPNNGRAPGAVNQVTLSGQSLTWTRHPDNDIIGYRVYRASNGSSSFERVGHVKGNGSTSYSVDGGSFAYYVTAIDTAGRESTSYNQVRGSNYSETPEPEPQPETEPTPEPPTEPETTPEPPPSNNEDENGDSDSDGNGNNNGSESPSEPTDPESTD; this is encoded by the coding sequence ATGAAAAAGATTTATACGCAAATGATAGAGAAGCTACGAACCGTATCAGAGAAGTTACATGAAAGGGAAGTGTTTCGGAAGGTTGGTATTACCTACCAAGTTTTTTGGAATTTATTCCTTATCGTTATGATTACAGGATTAATGTCTATCTTTTTTATCGGCGGAACTGCAGCTGGTTATTTTGCTTCATTAGTAAAAGATGAACCACTGCGTACAGCCGATTCAATGGTTGCTGACATTTATAATTATGAAGAAACGAGTCAACTCTATTTCGCGGATGACACGTATCTTGGAGAACTACCATCTGATCTTGAACGCTATCAAGTGTCTCTTGACCAAATGTCTGACCATGTAAAAAACGCTGTCATCGCTACTGAGGACGAGCACTTTTTTGAGCATGAAGGAATCGTTCCTAAAGCTATTCTTCGAGCGACACTTCAAGAGGTCGCCAATTCATCTGTCCAAACAGGTGGGAGTACCTTAACACAGCAATTAATTAAACAACAAATTTTAACAAGTGAAGTGTCATTTGATCGTAAGGCGACAGAGATCCTGCTTGCGCTTCGACTGGAACACTTCCTTAATAAAGATGAGATTTTAGAAGCTTATTTGAACGTCGTACCATTTGGTAGAAATGCTTCTGGTAGGCAGATTGCAGGCGTTCAAGCAGCTTCACAAGGACTTTTTGGAGTCGATGCTACAGACTTATCGATTCCACAAGCTGCCTTCATTGCAGGTTTACCCCAAAGTCCTTTTGGTTACACACCTTTTTTAAGAGGTGGTGAAATAAAAGAAAATCTTGATCCAGGCCTCAACCGGATGCAGACCGTTTTACGACGCATGCATGAAGCAGGCTACATTAATGATCGTGAGTTAGAAGAAGCTCTTACCTATGATATTCGTGGCAACCTTACAACTGCCACCCCTTCTTCTTACGATGAGTATTGGAATTTAACGAATGAAACCATTCGCTTGGCTGAGCAAATACTCTACGCCCAAAAACTTGAAGAATACGAAGAAGAACTCAACGAACTTGAAGGGGAAGATCGCATTGAAAAGCTCAACGCTTTAAAAGCCGAGACAAGCAAAGATCTTCGACGAAACGGCTACCGCATTCATACAACGATTGATCGAAACATTTACGATGCGATGCAAGAGGCGATAAAGGATGACTCATTATTCGGTCGTGTAAAAGAGGGGCAACAAGAAGAAGTCGCATCGGTTTTAATTGAAAATCATACAGGTGCGATTAAAGGGTTTGTCGGAGGTCGCGATAATGACCCAAGTGGAGGTTCTTTCAATTTCGCTACTCAGGCAACGCGCTCTAGTGGATCCACCATGAAACCATTGCTTGCTTATGGACCAGCGTTAGAAATTGGCGCGATTCAACCAGGAATCGTCATACCGGATACTCCTGAAGACTACAAAACGGACGATCAAAAACCTATTCGTAACTTCGATCGTAGTTTTGCTGGATTGATTACGGTGAGAGAATCATTAGCTCGCTCTCGTAACGTCCCAGCTGTTCGGTCCTTTAATCAAGTTCCTCATGAACAATTAAGAGAAACCATGAGAAATTTAGGTTTCCCATTAGAGAATGAGGCACAGCCGTACGAATCAGCCGCTTTAGGTGGAGGGTTTGATGTCAGTGTTGTAGAAAACACAAGTGCCTTTTCTACTTTCGGAAATAACGGGAACCGTGTCGAACCTTATATGATCGAACGAATTGAAACGGCTACTGGGGAGATCGTGTTTGAACATGAGAAAAAAGAAGTGAACGTGTTCACGCCACAAACAACTTACTTAAGTATCGATATGATGAGAGATGTCCTTCGCCCTGGTGGGACAGCTAACTCGGTTCCCGGACGCTTGAAGTTTTCCTCTGATTGGGCAGGGAAAACGGGAACAAGCCAAGATATGAGAGATGCTTGGTTTGTTGCAACAAACCCTCATGTTACATTAGGTGTTTGGATTGGCTATGAAACACCTAAGGAGATTGATCGGACGGTTAACGGGTTACGTTATGGTCCAAGAACACAAAGAATTTGGGCGAACATCGCTAATGCTGCTTATGACCAAAATCCCGATCTAGTAGGGCCAAGCGAGCAATTTGTGATGCCGGAGGGAATTGTTCGACGTTCTGTTTGCAGCATCACTGGCCAAGCGCCGAGTTCATTATGTGAACAGGCGGGATTAGTGAAGTCTGATTTATTCAACGTAAACTTTCTACCAGGATCAAGTGATTCTAACTTAGATCGTGCACGATATATCACGATAAACGGTGAAAGTTATCTAGCGCTAGATTCTACACCTGAAGAATTTACAGATGTAGGGGTAACGATTCCGAATGAAATATTTGGTGTCTCAAACATCGGTGAATATTTACCAGATTCGATGAGGGGTCTCGTGCCTGATCGTATGGCACCTAATAATGGCCGTGCACCTGGTGCTGTGAATCAAGTCACTCTGTCTGGCCAATCGTTAACGTGGACGAGACATCCTGACAATGACATTATCGGATACCGAGTTTATCGCGCATCAAATGGTAGCTCGAGTTTCGAGAGGGTTGGACATGTGAAAGGAAATGGTTCAACTAGCTATTCTGTAGACGGTGGCTCATTTGCATACTATGTCACAGCGATTGACACAGCCGGGAGAGAGTCGACGTCTTACAATCAGGTGAGAGGATCTAATTATTCAGAAACACCTGAACCTGAGCCACAGCCAGAGACGGAACCAACGCCAGAACCACCAACCGAACCTGAGACTACACCTGAACCACCACCAAGCAACAATGAAGATGAAAATGGTGATAGTGATAGTGACGGCAACGGGAACAATAATGGGAGTGAATCTCCTTCTGAACCAACAGACCCTGAAAGTACTGACTAA
- the refZ gene encoding forespore capture DNA-binding protein RefZ, which yields MSEATREKMKEAAARLFYTQGYHGTSVRHIAEQANVNIALVSYYFGGKKGLFEELMTQFLEGYLKAMTIPEQPKRIDVREQLLLVSQSLLYYQQNHYHLARMVHREMTMDSVLVRELMTTYLQKEKHDFEKMVRRGMKEGIFIKQPIDFPLIQLRSMITMPFCSPQYIRELYQLSTTESYFIKRYMEHLTNWIDLCLCGYTPTQTNRVKVRIN from the coding sequence ATGAGTGAAGCGACACGGGAAAAAATGAAGGAAGCAGCTGCTCGTTTATTTTATACTCAAGGCTATCACGGAACATCTGTCAGACATATTGCCGAACAAGCGAATGTAAACATTGCTCTCGTCTCATATTACTTTGGTGGAAAAAAGGGCTTATTTGAGGAATTAATGACTCAATTTCTTGAAGGATATTTAAAGGCGATGACGATCCCTGAACAACCAAAGAGGATCGACGTTAGAGAGCAATTGCTCTTAGTTAGTCAGTCTTTACTGTATTACCAACAAAACCACTACCATTTAGCAAGGATGGTCCACCGTGAAATGACAATGGACTCCGTACTCGTTCGAGAACTTATGACGACTTATTTACAAAAGGAAAAACATGATTTTGAAAAAATGGTCAGACGCGGTATGAAAGAAGGGATTTTTATTAAGCAGCCTATCGATTTCCCTTTGATCCAATTAAGAAGTATGATTACGATGCCTTTTTGTTCTCCGCAATATATAAGGGAACTTTACCAATTATCAACGACTGAATCTTATTTCATCAAGCGATACATGGAACATCTAACTAATTGGATTGATTTGTGTTTGTGTGGTTATACACCAACACAAACCAACCGAGTCAAAGTACGAATCAATTAA